The Mycolicibacterium boenickei genome has a segment encoding these proteins:
- a CDS encoding Ms5788A family Cys-rich leader peptide produces MSARLELVLTKRRAVDLCRVAGCCCCCCC; encoded by the coding sequence GTGTCAGCCCGCCTTGAGCTTGTGCTCACCAAGCGCCGCGCAGTCGATCTGTGCCGCGTCGCGGGTTGCTGCTGTTGTTGTTGCTGTTGA
- a CDS encoding DUF4395 domain-containing protein — MSSTSTQPIADGRPAQVDVRGPRFAAWVTTAVLIVTLLVAGVSELAAAVLLGAQAVVFAIGAVGGPRRHPYGRLFATFVAPRLAPVTEREPVPPLKFAQLVGFVFAVVGTAGFAFGITALGLTATAFALVAAFLNAAFGICLGCQIYPLVARFRRTPSPA, encoded by the coding sequence ATGTCATCGACATCAACCCAGCCCATCGCTGACGGCCGGCCTGCCCAGGTCGACGTGCGGGGGCCGCGGTTCGCCGCCTGGGTCACCACCGCGGTACTGATCGTCACCCTGCTGGTCGCCGGGGTGAGTGAGCTCGCGGCCGCGGTGCTGCTGGGTGCCCAGGCCGTGGTGTTCGCCATCGGTGCGGTCGGCGGTCCGCGGCGGCACCCGTACGGCCGGCTGTTCGCCACTTTCGTGGCGCCGCGCCTGGCACCGGTCACCGAGCGTGAGCCGGTGCCACCGCTGAAGTTCGCCCAGTTGGTCGGCTTCGTGTTCGCGGTCGTGGGTACCGCGGGGTTCGCCTTCGGTATCACCGCCCTCGGCCTGACCGCCACCGCTTTCGCGTTGGTGGCAGCCTTTCTCAACGCCGCCTTCGGCATCTGCCTGGGTTGCCAGATCTACCCGCTGGTGGCGCGGTTCCGCCGCACCCCCAGTCCCGCATGA
- a CDS encoding thioredoxin family protein, with product MSSSMVLVVVVLIAALGVAYVIGRLITLRAGMIRAGEEAADVDTSDLGLSHTGPTVLHFSAEWCGPCAGVRRVVDQVCAQLPEVAHVEIDMDANPEAARRLSVLSLPTTIIFDRDGRPRYRTSGVPKAADLRSALEPLLA from the coding sequence ATGAGCTCTTCGATGGTGCTGGTGGTCGTGGTGCTGATCGCCGCACTCGGGGTGGCCTACGTGATCGGCCGCCTGATCACGCTGCGCGCCGGCATGATCAGGGCGGGTGAAGAGGCCGCCGACGTCGACACGAGCGATCTCGGGCTCTCGCACACGGGTCCGACCGTGCTGCATTTCTCGGCCGAATGGTGCGGCCCGTGCGCCGGGGTACGACGCGTCGTCGACCAGGTCTGTGCCCAGCTACCCGAAGTCGCCCACGTGGAAATCGACATGGACGCCAATCCCGAAGCCGCCAGGCGGCTTTCGGTCCTGTCGCTGCCCACCACCATCATCTTCGACCGTGACGGGCGGCCCCGGTACCGCACCAGCGGCGTTCCCAAGGCCGCTGACCTGCGCTCGGCGCTGGAACCACTGTTGGCCTGA
- the mshD gene encoding mycothiol synthase has translation MTELNWRTGLSEAERAEIRALVAAAAAADGVAPVGDQVLRELGHDRTRHLLATDGADLVGYLNLAPAGEADPAMAELVVHPQARRRGVGAALARAGLAEGAADTRIWAHGDLEAARALAAALDLKSVRELLQMRRPLTDLPPLRTAEGVRIGTYAGPGDDAEILRVNNAAFSWHPEQGGWTEQDIEERRSEPWFEPEGLFEAFDEHTGALLGFHWTKVHNPELGEVYIVGVDPSAQGRGLGSVLTLLGLHHLAQRSLRTVLLYVEADNSAAVATYRNLGFEVFGVDVAYAAG, from the coding sequence GTGACCGAACTCAACTGGCGGACCGGGCTGTCTGAGGCCGAGCGGGCCGAAATCCGTGCACTCGTCGCCGCAGCCGCCGCGGCCGACGGCGTCGCCCCGGTGGGCGACCAGGTGCTGCGCGAGCTCGGCCATGACCGCACCCGCCACCTGCTGGCCACCGACGGCGCAGACCTCGTCGGGTACCTGAATCTGGCCCCGGCCGGCGAGGCGGACCCGGCGATGGCCGAGCTGGTGGTCCATCCGCAGGCCAGACGGCGCGGCGTCGGTGCGGCGCTGGCTCGGGCCGGGCTCGCCGAGGGCGCAGCGGACACGCGCATCTGGGCACACGGCGACCTCGAGGCGGCTCGTGCGCTGGCGGCCGCACTGGACCTCAAATCGGTCCGCGAACTGCTGCAGATGCGTCGCCCGCTGACCGATCTGCCGCCGCTGCGCACCGCCGAGGGCGTGCGGATCGGCACCTATGCCGGACCGGGAGACGATGCCGAGATCCTGCGGGTCAACAACGCCGCGTTCTCCTGGCACCCCGAACAGGGCGGCTGGACCGAACAGGACATCGAAGAGCGGCGCAGCGAGCCGTGGTTCGAACCCGAGGGGCTTTTCGAGGCGTTCGACGAACACACCGGGGCCCTGCTGGGGTTCCACTGGACCAAAGTGCACAACCCCGAGCTCGGCGAGGTCTACATCGTCGGCGTCGACCCGTCGGCACAGGGACGGGGACTGGGTTCGGTGCTCACTCTGCTGGGGCTGCACCACCTCGCGCAGCGGTCCCTGCGGACGGTGCTACTTTACGTCGAGGCAGATAACTCGGCGGCCGTGGCGACCTACCGAAACTTGGGTTTCGAGGTGTTCGGCGTCGACGTGGCGTACGCCGCCGGTTAA
- the lmeA gene encoding mannan chain length control protein LmeA gives MGDNVPVRKLLIGLAATLTALVVGVVGTDFGSAIYAEYRLARNIRTAAGLNWDPWVAILGFPFLTQVRNDRYREIEIRAAGVDHPVVGKASLEATLHGIDITDSSWLIPPDAKLPVRKTESRIIIDSTHIGRFMGIDDLLVEAPSRETNDATGGTTESGISSSQGLVFTGTPKKSGLDKRVSVSVDLSFADGDDTTLVLTATGILTGPGTADEPVPEDKTAAVLSEFSHKISGQKLPFGIAPTTAGARGSDVIIEGIASGVTIDLAGFRQS, from the coding sequence GTGGGCGACAATGTGCCGGTGCGCAAACTGCTGATCGGGCTCGCCGCTACCCTGACCGCGCTCGTCGTCGGGGTTGTCGGCACCGATTTCGGTTCGGCGATCTATGCCGAGTACCGCCTCGCCCGCAACATCCGCACCGCGGCCGGGCTGAACTGGGACCCCTGGGTGGCCATCCTCGGCTTTCCGTTCCTGACCCAGGTCCGCAACGATCGCTACCGGGAGATCGAGATCCGGGCCGCGGGCGTCGACCATCCCGTGGTGGGCAAGGCCTCGCTGGAGGCCACCCTGCACGGCATCGACATCACCGACTCGTCGTGGCTGATCCCACCGGACGCGAAACTGCCGGTCAGGAAGACCGAGAGCCGCATCATCATCGACTCCACCCACATCGGCAGGTTCATGGGCATCGACGACCTGCTGGTCGAGGCCCCCTCGCGGGAAACCAACGACGCCACCGGGGGCACCACCGAGTCCGGCATCTCCAGCAGTCAGGGGCTGGTGTTCACCGGGACCCCCAAGAAATCGGGGCTGGACAAGCGGGTCAGCGTCTCGGTCGACCTGTCCTTCGCCGACGGCGACGACACCACCCTGGTGCTGACCGCGACCGGGATCCTGACCGGCCCGGGTACCGCCGACGAGCCCGTTCCCGAGGACAAGACCGCGGCGGTCCTGTCGGAGTTCAGCCACAAGATCAGCGGTCAGAAGCTGCCGTTCGGGATCGCCCCGACCACTGCGGGTGCCCGGGGCTCCGATGTGATCATCGAGGGGATCGCCTCGGGAGTAACCATCGACCTGGCGGGGTTCAGACAATCATGA
- a CDS encoding winged helix-turn-helix transcriptional regulator codes for MDLLLLTVDPHPEAVLPSLTLLAHTVRTAPTEVSSLLEAGSADVAIVDARTDLAAARGLCRLLGTTGTSVPVVAVINEGGLVAVNHEWGLDEILLPGTGPAEIDARLRLLVGRRGGGANQENVGKITLGELAIDEGTYTARLRGRPLDLTYKEFELLKYLAQHAGRVFTRAQLLQEVWGYDFFGGTRTVDVHVRRLRAKLGPEYESLIGTVRNVGYKAVRPSRGRTPAGEAAGAGDAAPDDSGDDDFDPATDDADEPLAGRLPSQ; via the coding sequence TTGGATCTACTGCTACTGACCGTCGACCCGCACCCCGAGGCGGTCCTGCCCTCTCTGACCCTGCTTGCCCACACCGTGCGCACAGCACCGACAGAGGTGTCCTCGCTGCTGGAAGCGGGCAGTGCCGACGTGGCGATCGTCGACGCCCGTACCGATCTCGCGGCCGCTCGCGGCCTGTGCCGGCTGCTGGGGACGACGGGCACGTCTGTCCCGGTCGTGGCGGTGATCAACGAGGGCGGGTTGGTGGCGGTCAACCATGAGTGGGGCCTGGACGAGATCCTGCTGCCGGGCACCGGACCGGCCGAGATCGACGCCCGGCTGCGGCTCCTGGTCGGCCGGCGCGGAGGCGGCGCCAACCAGGAGAACGTCGGCAAGATCACCCTCGGTGAGCTCGCGATCGACGAAGGCACCTACACCGCACGCCTGCGCGGCCGTCCGCTCGATCTCACCTACAAAGAGTTCGAGCTGCTCAAATACCTCGCCCAGCATGCCGGACGGGTCTTCACCCGGGCGCAGCTGCTGCAGGAGGTGTGGGGCTATGACTTCTTCGGCGGTACTCGCACGGTGGACGTGCACGTCCGTCGTCTGCGCGCCAAACTCGGCCCCGAGTACGAATCGCTGATCGGCACCGTCCGCAACGTCGGATACAAGGCCGTGCGCCCGTCCCGGGGCCGCACTCCCGCGGGCGAGGCGGCCGGTGCAGGCGACGCCGCGCCCGACGACTCCGGTGACGACGACTTCGACCCGGCAACCGACGACGCGGACGAGCCGTTGGCGGGGCGGTTGCCCAGCCAGTGA